A region of Chelonia mydas isolate rCheMyd1 chromosome 7, rCheMyd1.pri.v2, whole genome shotgun sequence DNA encodes the following proteins:
- the FGF8 gene encoding fibroblast growth factor 8 isoform X3 yields MAEDGDAHAKLIVETDTFGSRVRIKGAETGFYICMNKKGKLIGKSNGKGKDCVFTEIVLENNYTALQNAKYEGWYMAFTRKGRPRKGSKTRQHQREVHFMKRLPKGHQTTEPHRRFEFLNYPFNRRSKRTRNSSPRLGP; encoded by the exons ATGGCCGAGGACGGGGACGCTCATG CCAAGCTCATCGTGGAGACGGACACCTTCGGGAGCCGCGTGCGCATCAAAGGGGCTGAGACCGGGTTCTACATCTGCATGAACAAGAAGGGGAAGCTGATTGGCAAG AGCAACGGCAAAGGCAAAGACTGCGTCTTCACGGAGATCGTCCTGGAGAACAACTACACGGCGCTGCAGAACGCCAAGTACGAGGGCTGGTACATGGCCTTCACCCGCAAGGGCCGGCCCCGCAAGGGCTCCAAGACGCGGCAGCACCAGCGCGAGGTACACTTCATGAAGAGGCTCCCCAAGGGCCACCAGACCACTGAGCCCCACAGACGCTTTGAGTTCCTCAATTACCCCTTCAACCGGAGAAGTAAAAGGACTCGAAACTCCAGCCCTCGGCTGGGCCCCTGA